A window of Cryptomeria japonica chromosome 3, Sugi_1.0, whole genome shotgun sequence contains these coding sequences:
- the LOC131873942 gene encoding probable serine/threonine-protein kinase PBL28, whose protein sequence is MDANVAFAEALAMKANHSGGSIFLDPEEELACRGVFIQDHPELANCSFYEFSKAGAGICYNETVDDINKKLGKDLNNLQTICDGTLKDMDSMSNSQACRDCHGKFNNETGVLNKELSGRTDVPGNVQDCGLALFIVMGASRIYDNEWIQSLNSCLVYEQLDNEVVAATVGAVAILLALMVLVKKIKEKKKGVGKTKALGADGSPVVRFSTEEILEAINNTAPWAFLGEGSTGKVYKGRLPSGQFVAIKHISKDVVQADAFETKIKTILKIRHKNLVSLLGYCDEDGEKYFVYEYCANGNLSQMLLGLEDKVLTWEQRLKIAYGCVIGLRFLHLYPDGCIVHRDIKPNNILLTESMEAKLADFGLIRIFKIQETKVFTTVKGTRGYLDPEYVSQGRLTCSSDIYSFGVVLLQLLSGKGAIDLDQSYPDFLVKAHEVVHTNPIDPSKYADPRLNGEYSREAFIVLLKLAVICTASSYQGRPSVLEVYGDIQNALTLSSSLSL, encoded by the exons ATGGATGCTAATGTAGCTTTTGCTGAAGCATTGGCCATGAAAGCAAACCATAGTGGGGGTTCCATCTTCTTGGACCCAGAGGAGGAGTTGGCTTGTAGAGGAGTTTTCATCCAAGACCATCCTGAGCTTGCAAACTGCTCCTTTTACGAGTTTAGCAAAGCTGGAGCTGGTATCTGCTACAACGAGACCGTTGACGACATCAACAAGAAGCTTGGAAAAGACTTGAATAATTTACAAACAATCTGTGATGGTACACTTAAAGACATGGATAGTATGAGCAACAGCCAGGCCTGTAGAGACTGTCATGGAAAATTCAATAATGAAACCGGGGTTTTGAATAAAGAATTGAGTGGTAGAACAGATGTGCCAGGGAATGTACAAGATTGTGGACTGGCCCTTTTCATTGTAATGGGTGCTTCTCGCATATATGATAATGAATGGATTCAATCCTTGAACAGCTGCTTGGTATATGAACAACTGGATAATG AAGTGGTAGCAGCTACAGTTGGAGCCGTTGCCATTTTACTTGCTTTGATGGTTTTGgtgaaaaaaattaaagaaaagaaaaaag GTGTAggtaaaaccaaagcacttggtgCAGATGGATCTCCTGTGGTTAGATTTTCAACTGAAGAGATTTTGGAAGCAATAAACAATACCGCTCCTTGGGCTTTCCTAGGAGAAGGAAGTACTG GTAAAGTGTACAAGGGAAGGCTACCTAGTGGCCAGTTTGTAGCCATTAAACACATTTCCAAAGATGTTGTACAAGCTGACGCATTTGAAACGAAGATTAAGACCATCTTGAAAATTAGGCATAAAAACCTGGTATCTCTACTTGGCTACTGTGATGAGGATGGTGAGAAATACTTTGTTTATGAGTATTGTGCCAATGGAAATCTATCTCAGATGCTTCTAG GCCTAGAGGATAAAGTGTTAACATGGGAGCAAAGATTGAAAATTGCATATGGCTGTGTTATTGGCTTGCGTTTCCTTCATCTCTATCCAGATGGATGCATAGTTCATCGTGATATAAAG CCAAATAATATCCTCCTCACAGAATCCATGGAAGCAAAGCTTGCAGATTTTGGGTTGATCAGGATATTTAAGATTCAGGAAACAAAAGTTTTTACTACTGTGAAGGGCACTAGGGGATATTTGGATCCTGAATATGTTAGTCAGGGAAGACTAACATGCTCTAGTGATATTTACAGCTTTGGTGTAGTTTTGCTCCAACTTCTTTCTGGCAAGGGAGCAATTGATCTTGACCAATCTTATCCAGATTTCCTTGTAAAG GCACATGAGGTTGTCCACACAAATCCCATCGATCCTTCAAAATATGCAGATCCAAGGTTGAATGGGGAATATAGCAGGGAAGCATTTATAGTTTTACTGAAGTTGGCTGTTATTTGCACAGCTTCCTCATATCAAGGACGCCCAAGTGTCTTGGAGGTATATGGAGATATCCAGAATGCTTTGACGCTTTCTAGTTCCTTATCTTTGTAG